In Phocoena phocoena chromosome 3, mPhoPho1.1, whole genome shotgun sequence, the DNA window GGCCGGCGGGCCCGGGGATggtggcagtgagaggccagggATAGGCCCATAGGCCGGCGGGTAGAGGCCGGGGCCCAGGGCCAGCGGGGTGTAGACGCGGCGGGGTGGCACCGAGGGCGAGGGTGGCAGCAGCACCTCCACGTACTGCCCGCTTTCGGGGTCGAAGAGCAGCCGCAGCCGAGGCTGCCTCGGCGCCTCCACAAAGTAGTAGCGGCCGCTCTCTGGGTCCACCAGGACCTTCCCCGGGTGCGCGGCCCCGGGCGGCCTGCGCGCCCCCTGGGAGGGGCCTTCCGGGGACCGGACCATGGGAGGCGCCGAGGCGGCGCGGGCCTGGGGCGGGGCCGCTCTGCCAGCGGACGCTTGGGGCTCCCGCGGGAGGGGCGACTGGACCGCAACCGCGGGCTCAGGGGCCATAGGTGGCGTCTCCTGTTTCGGTGCTATTCCAGGGCTCGAGCTAGGGTACGCCTGCGGGGAGCTAGGGCGGGGCGGTCCGGGAGGTTGGGTCCCTGCCGGCCCTATCGGCGACTTCTGGGGTGAGGTGCGAGCGCCGCCTAGAGGGCTGGTACGACCCTTGTCGTCGGGGACCAGGCGCTGGGGCTCTGCATCCCTGTTCTTTCCGCCAGGACCGCGCACCACGACTCCCTGGGTTCCCTCCGGCCGGCGGCCTAGGGCCAAGGCACCAGGCAGGCGGATCTCAGTGCGCGCGAAGGGTTTCGCCGTGCTGTTCTCTGCCCTCCGCCGCAGGACCCCGTTGGGCTGCGTAACGTCCCGGGGGACTGGGTCTGTGGTTGGCTCTGGGGTCTCGTAGGGGTGTGACACGACCGGCAGAAAGTCCTTGAGAAAAATGGAAGTGTAGTGAGCTGGGGCGGGGGCCCCCAGCGCCTGAAGCTCTTGTGTCTTGGATGCGCCGCCTTCCTCGCCGCGGGGTTCCGCAGGAGGCGCAGGGAGCCCTGAGCCTGGGGTGCTTGCCGGGAAGCTTGGCGCGTATGTGGTCTTCACCATCTTGCGCACGTCGCGGGGCCGCGGAATGGCTACGCGCGGGCGTCCCGAGGCCGCTTCTCCAGAGCCCAAGGCTTCCGGGCGCGCATCGGCATCCAGGGTGCCCACGAGGCGACTGAAGGGCAGCTGGGGTGCAGCCACCGCTGGCGACAGCTGGCTGCCTGGGAAGGCAAGATCCGGCATCTCCCGCGTGGACGGACTCTGCGCCTCTGTTAGCTCTGGAGTCCCGGGTGCAGGTGGCGTGGGTGGCACCAGTTCCTCCTGGGCTACGCCATTCATAGCTCCCCGCGTAGAAACTACCGCTGAGCTCTGCACTGTGGAGTCCCACGTCTCTTGGGGCGATGGGCTCCACGTCCCAGTAGGACGATCTGGAGTCTCCCATGAGGACAAGTTTGGCGGGGACGGGCTCCTACTCCCCTCAACTGTATCCCCACCTGCCGGATGCGGAACCTCCCACGAGGAAGGAGCTTCGGGGGATGGGCTTCTTGCACTGGCAACACCCCGATTCCACTGGGAAAGGGTCGGAGGGGAAGGGCTCTTTCTGCTGACAGTTTCCGTGACAACAGCATCCTGATTTCCCCATGCGGAGGATGCCTCGGGGAGCGACGGGCCACTCACCTTCCGGATAGCCCTATTCCACGGGGACAGGTTCTGGGGCGAGGGGCAGCGAGGACCCCGCACGGTCCCATTTGGGGCTTGCCACAGCGGGGATGGGCTTCTCGGTCTCACGGCCCTACTCGAAACCTCCCGGGGGGCCCTAGACTGGGAAGACGGACTCTGTGCCCTCAGGGCGGTTCGATCCGGAGTCTCTTGCGGGAACCGAGTCTTGGGTTCCTGGTGGTGCGCCTCCTGGATCTTCTCCCCAGACTGCAGGAAGATGCTGGAACTAACTGGACCTAGAGGCTCGGTCCCGGGCGCGGGCTTGTCGCGCCGAATTGCGCGCTCACGGAGGCTAGGCCACGGTCGTGGGGCCCTGGCGGGGCCTGAACTATAATGCACACGAGGTGGCCGAGACCTGGCCTCCTTCAGCGCCACTCGAGTACTGCGGGGCGTTTCCGGGGCCGCAGGCTCTGGCGGTACCGTGGGTCCGAAGGTGGCGCTGCTTGGGGCAGGGGTCGCGGGGCTCAGTTTTCTGGCCAGCGCCGTCTGCACGAGGTCCGCGGCAGCCTGCAGGCGGCCCAGAGACTCGTCCAGGGAGCCGGTGCGCAGGAACAGTCGCGGGGGCGACGCGCTGGCCTCCCGCGGGGGACTCCGCGGCCGGGGGCGCAGCTCGATCTGACGTTTGGGCACCGTCCGGGGCCTGGCAGGCGCGGCACGCTCCTCCAGCGCCACCTCCACACACTCGAACTGCGCTGGGGTGGCAGGACTCGGCCCGCGGGGTCGCAGCTGCAGGTAGGTGGCCCAGCGGGAGCCACCGTCGGGGCCCTGGGGCTGCGGTTCGGCAGAGATGGGAGACGCGGAGCCGGGCGGAGAGAGGCTGCGGAAGGCCTGCGTCGTGAGCTGTTGCACCTCGCTATCCTCTGCGTCAGAACGGCTGAACAGGGGCCCGGCGCCGAAGATGACTTCCATCTCCCCCGACGGCAGCATGCgcagctggggctggggtggccGCGGGCCCGAGGCCGGGCCTCGCGGGAAACCCGAGCCGGGCCCGAGCTGCTGGCGGCTATTCTGGGCACTGACGGACAGGCGAGGCTGCGCGCCCTCCCCCAGCACAGGGGCCACCGTGGGCCAATTCGCCCTGCCCTCCGCGTCCGGCCCAACGTCCGGGGGCTCTGGAGAACCCGGAGCCGTGTGGTAGGAGCCCGACGAACTGGAGGAGTCCTGGCGCCGCGCGGGGGCCGCGGGCAGCCGCCCTGGGACCCCGGGCAGGGCTGGCAGGGCGAAAGCGGTCAGCATGCTGAGGCCGGACGCCGCGCACTCTCTCCCTCGCGTTCGCCTCTGCTGGTGCCGCGGACGCCAGCACTGTCCCCGCCCCGCCCGCGGGTGCCGTGGGGTCACCGCGCCTTAAAGCGGCCGCGTCCGCTCCCGAGACGGCGGCGTAGGCAGCCGAAAAGACCTGGGCCCTGGGTCCTACCCTCCCAGACCCCTTCTCTGGCGCGGCCGGAGAGCCTGGGGTGGCATTCCAGGCTTTGGTGAGGGGAGGGCAGGCATCCAACTTGTACGCAGGAGCTAGGCCCAGCGCCGCTCATCCATCACAGGTGACGGAACGGGGGCTAAGCAGGGACCTGCCTGAGATCAAGCACTACGGCATGTGGATCAGAGTGTGAGCCAGGAGACCAGACAACTAAGGTCTTGCTAACAATTTCATCTTTATGTCAGCCCCCCGCGTCTTCCCATCACTGCAGTGcacccctcctccctggccctccCATAGTCTGTCGCTAGAGCTCATAAGGGTGCATCCCCCCTCACCTTTGATAGAGGAGCATGGCTTGGAGGGCTCCCCCCGACTCCAAAAGTTGTACTGGGGCCTCAAAAAACTGCTGTCCCTGGCTGGACCCACTGCCCTTAGTGGAAACCTAGGCTGGAGGGGACAGTTTTAGCTTTTCAGGCTTCCAGAACAAGGCCTGGATGCTGATGTGGCATCTCTTAGGAACCTCTAGGGTAGCTGTGGTCCCTTCTCTAAAGCCCCTCTGAGGCAAGAATAGCTCTGTGCTCCCCCATACACTCACAAGGCCCTCATTCCAGCCCCTGCCACCTTAGGACTTGCCCTGGGGACAAGTGCTGATGGGGAAGCAGCCACCACCTGTCACTCTCCTGGAACAATGACAATGGGCACCACTTGCCCTTAAACTTCTGGCTTCAAGGTCCTGCTATGActcaggccccagctggcccTGGAGCAAGAGCACTGGCCCCTCCTACGCATTCATTCTCACACTGAGCCAGGAAAGGCTAGACTTGACAAATCTGACTCAGCCTCCCTTGAGTGGGACCCCTGCCTGGTGTGTCCCCTTTATCACCTACAGCACATTAGTGATGGCTTCTGGGAGGATCCAACCTGTCCATCACATCCAGCCCTGCGTATGCAACTTGAGCACGTCATAGCCCCTTCACACACTGTTTCCCCACCTTAAAAATAGAcatagcagaagaaaaaaaaaacacacacacacacacaacacagcattgtcctttccccttcctccatttGTGCAGACTAATAAGCTTCTAAGTTTGGGAGAAGCGTAAGAAGGTGCAAATGTGATTCACAGGTACAGCGTTATTGTTATGTGATGGAAACTGATTTCCCAAATTCACTGTGGTCCTGGAACCCACCATCTTTGAACTCTCCAGTCGGGGTTTCTCATAGACACATACACAACACATACACAGATAGCCCTTCAAGTTGGGAGAGTTAAATTTACCAGGGCACTGGGTAACCAGGGTTGTTTATATAGGAAGGAATTTAATACCAAGAGTAAGAAGGGACAGTGCCTACTAGACAACCAAGTAGTCCTTCCCTAGGCTACAACCCCATACCCCCATGGGCCCCCACTGCTAcccaaaggagggagggaggggagtagCAGGGGCTGGAGACTCGAGGAGCATCCATTCTGAACACAGCAGTGGCCTGGCAGGTGGTGGTCCAAAAGGCaggcagggaagaaggaaagagtgtCTTTTGCCTTTCGCCCTACCTCTTCCCTGGGGTCCAGGCCACTGTGAGGCCTGAGGGAGGTACCCACAGGGATCAGAAGGGTCAGGATGGGGACCACCACAGCAGAGAAGGCAGAGGTTGGGCATTACAGCCAGATAACAGGAAGGAGACgcccattttatttttccctggaaCACTGGCAGCTCCAGGTCTGACGCATCCCCGAGGCTTTCTTATGCTTCTGGTCCAGCACCTGGACCATGTAGTTCtcctgctgcttctggatccAAAAGTCAGACATGTGATTCCTGCAACGGAGCCGGCTGGGCATGGGCTGGGGACAGCCCAAGGGTAGGAACCAGAGGTCTGGCTCCCCACTTCCATCAACAATCCCCAGCGTGGCCCGGACCCCTCACCTGAAGATCTCTTTCTGCTGGCTGATAACTTGCTGCAACTCCTTAATCTCATTCTCTTTGCCATTAAGTATATCTTCTTGCTTTATAACGTGAGACTCAATTTCTatgggggagagaggcagggaggaggagtGGTTCCCATCCCATGAGCTCCTTCCTGAAATAAGGCATTCCTTCAGGGGTCTCTTCAGAACTTGACTCCCCCAACCCAGGGGTTGTCCAACAGTAGCTGCTAATACCTTCGTAAGAATGAGTTTATTATGGAGTCAtgatggggtgggagtggagtgCACAACATCTTGATGAATGTGTCAGTGACTTTACAGCTCTATTCTGGACCAGGTAGCTCACATGAGGGCAGGCAAGGGCCCTTGGAGAGAGATGGTCAGCCCTGCCCAAAAGCAGGAGGATGAATGGCTCCTGCCCTCAACTCCTGCAACTCTTTACAGATATCACCTCCTTGGCGAGACCCTTCCTAGTCTAAAATCACAACCCTTCCCAATACTTCCTATCcccttttcctgctttattttccttcttagcaCTTATATCTCACAGACCATACATTTTGCTCATTTGTCTTTTCCTCTACTAGGATATAAGGTCCACAAGGAcaaggattttttgttttattcacggCTTTAACCCTAAGGGCTAAAATAGTACCTGGCACGTACTAGATGTACAATACTTTTACTTGTGGAATGAACAGGATGTACCCTGGGCCTTTAGGTCTTAGCAACATCACCTAGTTCAGTCATTTCAATCCAACCAGAACTACTGAGGACCAGCTGGATGCCCAGCCCTGTGTTAGGGCCTCAGGGGAGAAGACAGGATCCCTATTCCACAGGGCGGGTGGGGAGGACCCAGGGAGATAGTGGTGGCAAAGATTAAGTGCTCATTAGAAGCAAGTTTTGTGTCTTGGGTTAAAATCCAGTGAGGCTGTAGGGATCTCGGGTTGCTTCATTTACATAATGTCCCTCAGGGAGTCCTGGAAAATTCTGATCctcaaaggaagaaaatcctaCTGCTTTTAAAGGCTGGACAAAGATTAACTAGAACATAAGCTCTGAAAATGCAGATATACTGAAGCAGTGAAGGTTTCAAAAGAGAAGATCTGATAAAAAGTTAAGGCACATGTTACAGAGAGACATGggtga includes these proteins:
- the PROB1 gene encoding proline-rich basic protein 1, whose product is MLTAFALPALPGVPGRLPAAPARRQDSSSSSGSYHTAPGSPEPPDVGPDAEGRANWPTVAPVLGEGAQPRLSVSAQNSRQQLGPGSGFPRGPASGPRPPQPQLRMLPSGEMEVIFGAGPLFSRSDAEDSEVQQLTTQAFRSLSPPGSASPISAEPQPQGPDGGSRWATYLQLRPRGPSPATPAQFECVEVALEERAAPARPRTVPKRQIELRPRPRSPPREASASPPRLFLRTGSLDESLGRLQAAADLVQTALARKLSPATPAPSSATFGPTVPPEPAAPETPRSTRVALKEARSRPPRVHYSSGPARAPRPWPSLRERAIRRDKPAPGTEPLGPVSSSIFLQSGEKIQEAHHQEPKTRFPQETPDRTALRAQSPSSQSRAPREVSSRAVRPRSPSPLWQAPNGTVRGPRCPSPQNLSPWNRAIRKVSGPSLPEASSAWGNQDAVVTETVSRKSPSPPTLSQWNRGVASARSPSPEAPSSWEVPHPAGGDTVEGSRSPSPPNLSSWETPDRPTGTWSPSPQETWDSTVQSSAVVSTRGAMNGVAQEELVPPTPPAPGTPELTEAQSPSTREMPDLAFPGSQLSPAVAAPQLPFSRLVGTLDADARPEALGSGEAASGRPRVAIPRPRDVRKMVKTTYAPSFPASTPGSGLPAPPAEPRGEEGGASKTQELQALGAPAPAHYTSIFLKDFLPVVSHPYETPEPTTDPVPRDVTQPNGVLRRRAENSTAKPFARTEIRLPGALALGRRPEGTQGVVVRGPGGKNRDAEPQRLVPDDKGRTSPLGGARTSPQKSPIGPAGTQPPGPPRPSSPQAYPSSSPGIAPKQETPPMAPEPAVAVQSPLPREPQASAGRAAPPQARAASAPPMVRSPEGPSQGARRPPGAAHPGKVLVDPESGRYYFVEAPRQPRLRLLFDPESGQYVEVLLPPSPSVPPRRVYTPLALGPGLYPPAYGPIPGLSLPPSPGPPAFSGPQLPWASEAGPLDGMYYLPVSGTPSPAPPLLLCAPPSSLGPAQPSKGSLFPV